In Gemmatimonadota bacterium, the following proteins share a genomic window:
- a CDS encoding class I SAM-dependent methyltransferase: protein MSIVRPATHYDREYFNKWYRHPKHRVKSPLDIERQLRFIVAATEYLFERPVRKVLDVGAGEGNWSVALKKIRPGARYYGVDASEYAVERFGKKRNIRLGTFGTVGTLGLPDDFDLVLSCGVLNYVAPRELATGLKALAELCPGAGYFEVFSSADDATGDFKREEARTPAFWRSLFRKNGWSALGMHLYLPTPIEGVAAALERARA from the coding sequence ATGTCGATCGTCCGCCCCGCCACGCACTACGACCGCGAGTACTTCAACAAGTGGTACCGGCACCCCAAGCACCGTGTGAAGTCGCCGCTCGACATCGAACGGCAGCTGCGCTTCATCGTGGCGGCCACCGAGTATCTCTTCGAACGCCCGGTGCGGAAGGTGCTCGACGTTGGGGCCGGGGAGGGGAACTGGTCGGTCGCCCTCAAGAAGATCCGCCCCGGGGCGCGCTACTACGGCGTTGACGCCAGCGAGTACGCGGTCGAGCGCTTCGGCAAGAAGCGGAACATCCGGTTAGGCACCTTCGGCACCGTCGGGACCCTCGGCCTCCCCGATGATTTCGACCTCGTCCTGAGTTGCGGGGTGCTGAACTACGTGGCGCCCCGGGAGCTGGCGACGGGCCTCAAGGCGCTCGCCGAACTGTGCCCGGGGGCGGGCTACTTCGAGGTCTTCTCCAGCGCCGATGATGCGACGGGCGACTTCAAGCGTGAGGAGGCGCGCACCCCTGCCTTCTGGCGTTCGCTCTTCCGGAAGAACGGCTGGAGCGCGCTCGGGATGCACCTGTATCTGCCAACCCCCATCGAGGGGGTGGCCGCGGCGTTGGAGCGGGCGAGGGCGTGA
- a CDS encoding tetratricopeptide repeat protein, whose amino-acid sequence MRRTLAYPAHAGLAPVAGDSLRTLIDRALVTSRPADFDRALAFVEAGLSRKPNDAVLLHYRGFVLYRKASYLATSGRDAKVARTMFEDAEQTLARSAAALRWPETAALQSAVVGQLISLGGAMAGLRMGAKSLRLLDEAVAAGPENPRVWMLKGVSDLFRPKLFGGSAEKAEVSLKRALALFDKDAPASPAPWWGHAEAYGWLGQVYVKQGRLEEAKLAYAKALDLQPGNAWVLELLLPAVRGDAR is encoded by the coding sequence GTGCGTCGGACGCTCGCCTACCCCGCCCATGCGGGGTTGGCGCCGGTCGCCGGCGACTCGCTCCGCACGCTTATCGACCGGGCGCTGGTGACGAGCCGCCCCGCCGACTTCGATCGCGCGCTCGCCTTCGTGGAGGCCGGGCTGTCGCGGAAGCCTAACGATGCGGTCCTGCTGCATTACCGGGGCTTCGTCCTGTATCGCAAGGCGAGCTACCTGGCCACCTCCGGACGCGATGCCAAGGTCGCGCGGACCATGTTCGAGGATGCGGAGCAGACGCTGGCCCGCTCGGCGGCCGCGCTGCGCTGGCCCGAGACCGCGGCACTGCAGTCGGCGGTGGTCGGGCAGCTCATCAGCCTGGGCGGGGCGATGGCTGGCCTCCGGATGGGCGCAAAGTCGCTTCGCCTCCTCGACGAGGCGGTCGCCGCCGGGCCGGAGAACCCGCGCGTCTGGATGCTCAAGGGGGTCTCGGACCTCTTTCGCCCCAAGCTGTTTGGCGGAAGCGCGGAGAAGGCGGAGGTGAGCCTCAAGCGGGCGCTGGCCCTCTTTGACAAGGATGCCCCCGCGTCGCCCGCCCCGTGGTGGGGGCACGCCGAGGCGTACGGCTGGCTGGGGCAGGTGTACGTGAAGCAGGGGCGCCTCGAGGAGGCCAAGCTGGCCTACGCCAAGGCGCTGGATCTGCAACCGGGGAATGCGTGGGTGCTAGAGTTGCTGCTGCCGGCGGTACGAGGGGACGCGCGATAG
- a CDS encoding galactose mutarotase has protein sequence MPSGEPVHAYDLSNRRGTVVTVLTLGAIIAAVEVAGRDGERDDVVLGVDDVDGYLTRSPYFGAVTGRYGNRIAQGRFILDGVTYSLATNNAPNHLHGGVVGFDKRLFTARAVASAEGAGVRLSLVSADGDEGYPGEVHFTVRYLLDDDDRLVVDYSATTTRATPFNPCQHSYWNLAGARCNDVLGHVLQLRASRYTPVDATLIPTGALTPVDGTPFDFRTPTATGARIRDSHPQLALGNGYDHNFVLDRPVQTSALAHAAHLHDPLTGRTLDVHTTEPGLQLYTGSWLDGSITGKGGRRYPQYAGVCLETQHFPDSPNHPDFPSSILRPERAFRSRTVFAFGVA, from the coding sequence ATGCCGTCGGGGGAGCCGGTGCATGCCTATGACCTCAGCAACCGTCGCGGGACGGTCGTCACCGTCCTCACGTTAGGCGCGATCATCGCGGCGGTCGAGGTGGCGGGGCGCGACGGGGAGCGTGACGACGTGGTGCTGGGGGTGGACGACGTCGACGGCTACCTCACGCGTTCGCCGTACTTCGGCGCGGTCACCGGCCGGTATGGCAATCGCATCGCGCAGGGGCGCTTCATCCTCGACGGCGTGACGTACTCCCTGGCGACCAACAACGCCCCCAATCACCTGCATGGAGGCGTCGTCGGCTTCGACAAGCGACTCTTCACCGCGCGCGCCGTCGCGTCGGCCGAAGGGGCGGGAGTCCGCCTGTCGCTGGTGAGCGCCGACGGCGATGAGGGGTATCCCGGGGAGGTGCACTTCACCGTGCGCTACCTCCTCGACGACGACGACCGCCTCGTGGTCGACTACTCGGCCACCACCACGCGCGCCACGCCGTTCAATCCCTGCCAGCACAGCTACTGGAACCTCGCGGGCGCCAGGTGCAACGACGTCCTGGGACATGTGCTGCAGCTCCGCGCCTCGCGCTACACCCCGGTCGATGCGACGTTGATTCCCACCGGCGCGCTGACCCCCGTCGACGGAACACCGTTCGACTTTCGCACGCCGACGGCGACCGGCGCGCGCATCCGCGACTCGCATCCGCAGCTCGCCCTCGGGAACGGCTACGATCACAACTTCGTGCTCGACCGCCCGGTGCAGACCAGCGCACTCGCGCACGCCGCCCACCTGCATGACCCGCTCACCGGGCGCACCCTCGACGTGCACACGACGGAACCGGGGCTACAGCTCTACACCGGGAGCTGGCTCGATGGCTCCATCACGGGCAAGGGCGGTCGTCGCTACCCGCAGTACGCCGGCGTCTGCCTGGAAACGCAGCACTTTCCCGACTCGCCCAACCACCCCGACTTCCCGAGCAGCATCCTGCGGCCGGAGCGCGCCTTCCGCTCGCGGACGGTGTTCGCATTCGGCGTGGCGTAA